A genomic window from Chanodichthys erythropterus isolate Z2021 chromosome 1, ASM2448905v1, whole genome shotgun sequence includes:
- the atox1 gene encoding copper transport protein ATOX1 isoform X2, producing MSPKLNSASSVQQQSVPGPSKSESVKTIGSIMTTQEFFVDMTCEGCSGAVTRVLKKLDVKFDIDLPNKKVFIESDKDTDVLLETLKKTGKTVTYIGPK from the exons ATGAGCCCTAAACTAAACAGCGCGTCATCCGTACAGCAACAGTCAGTCCCAGGTCCCAGCAAAAGCGAGTCTGTAAAGACAATCGGATCGATCATGACg ACTCAAGAGTTTTTTGTTGACATGACATGTGAGGGATGCTCTGGTGCAGTAACTCGAGTGCTTAAAAAACTGG ATGTCAAGTTTGACATTGATCTCCCCAATAAGAAGGTCTTCATTGAGTCAGACAAAGACACAGATGTTCTTCTGGAAACACTGAAGAAGACTGGGAAAACTGTTACCTACATCGGTccaaaatga
- the atox1 gene encoding copper transport protein ATOX1 isoform X1, whose protein sequence is MSPKLNSASSVQQQSVPGPSKSESVKTIGSIMTTQEFFVDMTCEGCSGAVTRVLKKLVHLCFSTDVKFDIDLPNKKVFIESDKDTDVLLETLKKTGKTVTYIGPK, encoded by the exons ATGAGCCCTAAACTAAACAGCGCGTCATCCGTACAGCAACAGTCAGTCCCAGGTCCCAGCAAAAGCGAGTCTGTAAAGACAATCGGATCGATCATGACg ACTCAAGAGTTTTTTGTTGACATGACATGTGAGGGATGCTCTGGTGCAGTAACTCGAGTGCTTAAAAAACTGG TTCATTTGTGTTTCTCAACAGATGTCAAGTTTGACATTGATCTCCCCAATAAGAAGGTCTTCATTGAGTCAGACAAAGACACAGATGTTCTTCTGGAAACACTGAAGAAGACTGGGAAAACTGTTACCTACATCGGTccaaaatga